TTGCGTCTTGAATAGCCTTTGAGTCGTCGGAACCCGTGTTTGATTTTCCACCGTAGTCGCCGGCAATGGTAATCCAGTTGTCGGGCTTCTGTTCCGGGTATGCCGGCGTTTCTGCAACAGCCAAGCGCATCGACTGCTTGGGGCTGTGGCAAAGTTGCTTGGTTTCTTGTGTCGAGAATTCGATGATTTCGCCCTGGATCATTTCCTCGTTGTAGCCTTTCTTCTTGGAATTGATCATGGTCTTGTAACGCGAAACCTTCATGGACCTGGCGAACAGGTGGCTTTCGTTCAAAATGGCTGTAGTGGGCTTGACCTTCTTGTTTCCGCTATCGAATTCCAGCAAACCATCAAGCAAACTCATGATGGCGAAATCGCCGTGGTTGTAAACAGCAGGAACGTAACCCTTGAATCGGAGAGCTCGAACAGCAAGGTTCATGTTGTCGTTTTCAAGGCCGTACTTTCTCTGGCCGCCCATGGTTACATGTTCGAGCGTTGCCGTTCCCGTTTCGCCCTTGGCGTAAACACCGACGTTAAAACCGTTGATTTCGACATTCTTGAGCAAAAGCGGACCAATGCCTTCGGTAAAGCCGAGGTCAATACCGTACACACCCAGGGAGTCTCCGGAATGGATCTTGACGTTGTGGATTGTGCCTTGGTTCGAAGCGTTAAATTGGATGCCGATTGCACCCGGGTTTCCTTTACCGGTACGGATCGTCATATCGCGGACGGCGTTTCTGTACTTGGGGCCGGGGCCTTCACCTGTAAAAATGACTGCTTTCGGAAATTCAGGATTGTCAAAACCGTAGGTGTTGTCTGCCAATTGCAGAATGGTTCCGCCAATGCTTTGACCTTGCAAAATCGTACGACGGCTCGAAGATTCCTGTTTTTTGGTAACAGGCCAAGTCAATCCATCGGTAATCTTGTAGATACCATGGGGTAAGTAAATAATATAGTCGCCATCGGGGTGGTCGTTCAAGGCCCTCTGAATAGCTTCGGTGTCATCGGTTTTGCCGTCACCCTTAGCATAATATGGGTCTTTTGTGACATTAATAATCTTGGACGCCATGGGGAATTCCACCTGGGCGCACACAGAAACTGCAAAAAAGACAATAAAAAAGAATAGGGTCCTGTACATACTAACCTCGTTTGTAAATATATATAAATAAATGTAAGTGGGAATTAAAAAAGAAAAACGAACAATTAAATATGTAATTTGTCTAACATTTTTCCATTATTTAGGGCATTTTTCGTACACAAAGGGGTTATGATCCCCTTGAACCTTAAAAATTCGGCGGTCTCGCTCACATTCCCTGGGGGTTACGGGGTACATTTTATTCCAGGCTTCAAAAAGCTGACGGTCCTGTTTGGATAAATTAACGCCGTAGGTTTTTTCCATGTAAAGGCTTGCTCGGGCTATGATTCCTCGAGCTTCTTCTCGGGGTTGGGCCTTTTTTAGCTTGAAATCTACAATGGTCTTGCAGCCGCCGTACATGGGTTCTGGGTCATTAGTCCACTGGCTGTACATAAAGTTGTTGCGGTCGCCGTTGACTTCGCCAATGGCGGGGTACAGGTTGTGCATGTCGCCTTCCATGATTTTGAAGGTCGTGTCGTTCGCGCTGCAGTTCTTGCGACCTCCATCGCGCCAGCAGGGGAGGTGCTGTCCCATATTGTGGGCGGTTACCATGTGCTCCCATTCAATGCGCTCGGCGCGCTTAAAACTCTTGCGTTTCGGATTTTCGCGCGGCTTGAAGTTGCAGCTTGAAAAGTCGACGTTCTTCTTGTCGTCGTATCGGCAACCGCAGTAAAGAGTTTCTTGAAGTTCGCCGTAATACACGCGCCTCAGCTGCTTGCTCGCGTCGCGGTAGTTGTAATGCTGCGGGGCTGCTGTCGGGTCTACGCGCGACCAGGCAATAGCGATAAAAACCGCCAGAAGCAGTATAATTCCAAAACTTTTCATATAAAAACCATGTAGTAACATGAAGTAAGATAGTAAGATGTCATTCCCGCGTAGGCGGGAATCTCCTCTTGTATTTGAAAAAAGCGTTTTTTATTTAAATGGAAAAGGAGATGCTGTCCCCGTTGCCGAGGATCATATCCACTAAGCAGCAAAGCTGCAAGTGGCTATTGTCATCAAGTGCGGCATGACAATATGGTGGAGTATGTACGATTAGCTATATTTGGCGCATGCAATCGCTTGGTATGGATTATTTGAATTCTAGGCTCATGTTCGGCATGGTGCCGGGGCTTGAATCGACTCGCAAACTCTGCAACGCTCTCGGAAATCCTGAACGATCTTTCAAGACAATCCATATCGTCGGTACGAATGGCAAGGGCTCAACGAGCTATTACCTCGCGGGCGTTTTGCAGGCCCATGGTTTTAAGACTGGGCTTTTCACGAGCCCGCATCTGGTAAGCCTTCGCGAACGTATTCGTGTAAACGACAATCCCATTAGTGACGCTGATTTGGATCGTTTGCTTCTCCAGGTGAAGGCTGCAGCAGAACAGGTGCAGGTGGAGCCGACCTTCTTTGAGGTCTTGACACTTGTGTCGTTTTTGTATTACGCCGAGCAGGGTGTAGACGTGGTTTCGATGGAAGCAGGCATGGGCGGCCGCTTGGACAGTACGGCGGTGGCATGCGGCAATATCGTGGTGCTCACGAGTATCGGACTTGAACACACCGAAGTTCTGGGCCCCACCGAAAGCGCCATTCTTAAAGAAAAGATGGCTGTTGTCGAAGCGGACCGTCGCCGCAATAAGACTTTTGTCGTTGGAGGCCTTTCCGAAGAATTACTGGCAGAAGCCCGTGCTTATGCAAGCGAACTTGGTGCAGAATGTTTCGTTCCTGCGATTCGGACCGACATCAAACTCCCGAATCTGGGCCACCATTACATTGAAAACGCAAGCCTTTCTTTGGCTGCCGCCGAAAGCTTTGTTCACAGTGTGGGTCGCGTTTTTGACGATTCTCTCGCCTTAAAAACGCTTGAAACCCGTTCCTGGGCTGGCCGCATGCAGCAGTTGACCGATAAAAATGGGGTGGTTCGCTACATTCTGGATGGGGCGCATAATTCTCATGCGGTGCGTCGCTTGGTTGAAACCTTGGCGGAATATTACCCCGGTACCAAGTTCCACTGCGTTTTCGGAGCCCTTAAAGATAAAGATGTGGGCGAAATGCTCAAGTTGATGGCTCCATTTGTAAGTCACTGGCATATAACCAAGACTCCTTACCCGCGTTTCCGCGAACTGGACGATTTGCGCTCGGAACTCTCGAATTTGGGCTTGAAAGTTGCTAGCGAAGGCGAACTCAGCCGAAATTTTTTGGACCAAGTTGCCGAAATTGCCTCTGTAGATAACGAAAATATTCCTGTTTTAGTGACCGGCAGCCTCTATATGATTGGCGAAACGGTGCAGGCCCTCAAGGACGATTTTGATGGTTTGGCTTTTTTCCGTGGCCTTGAACCCTCGACTAACGAGCACCGCTAAATTTGCGTAGAAAACAAATTCTGTAAACTGTTTTGGCTCCAAAGCAAATCCTGTAAATCCAAAAGTTTTTTCTTGTAAACTTTAGTTTTCGCAAATTTTGCGTTTTTATCGCCAAAAACGTGGTTTTTATCCATTATTTCAAAAAATTTGCCGTTTTTTTCGACTTTTTGTCAAAATTACTTGTATATTACTATCGAAATTTTCCCAAAAGACTCTTTTGGTGCGTTTTTTGCTATTGGAATCTTTTGGAAACGTTATTTGGAGATGATATATATGGCAGAAGACTTGCAATACCTTATGGAACGCATCCAGAAAGATGCTGTCGATAAAGCAGAAAACGAGGCGGCGGCTATCATTGCCAAGGCCAAGGAAAAGGCGGCCGATATCGTGAAGGCTGCCGAAGCCGAAGCGTCCGCCCGTCTGGAAAAGGCCGACAAGGACGCCGAAGCGTTCACGGAACGCAGCGAACGCACTCTTGAACAGTCCGCCCGCGACCTCCTGCTTTCGGTAGGCAAGAACCTTGAAAAGATGATTATGGATTTGCTGAACCTCCAGGTGGAAAAGTCCCTCGACGAATCCACCGTGAAGTCCATGCTTTTGACCCTTGCTAAGAATTATTCTTCCGACATCGAAGTGGATTTTTCTGACGCCGATGCTCGCAAGCTCAGCTCCTTTGTGATGGGCGAATTTGCCAAGCAGCTTTCCGCCGGCGTTAAGGTCGAAAGCGACAAGGGCGTCAAGTTCGGCTTCCGCGTCAAGCTCGACGGTGGCAAGGTCACTCACGAATTTACCGAAGCTGCCATGGCCGATGCTCTCTCGGCCCTGCTCCGTCCGCAACTTTCCCGCGTTGTAAACGCCGCTGCCCAGGCCAAGTAGGTTAGCGATGAGCTCTCCTTCTTACCTGATGGCCTCTCTTCCGATGATCGAGATGGGCGACGTTCCGCCTCTCTCCATGGAAGAGTTCCGTCACCGCTGCATCGGTGTGCTGTCCGATTCGGAAATCTCCGCCCTGGACGCGCTTCTCGATGACGGTGAATGCGAAGAATGTGACGACGAGTTCGTTCGTGCCTACAAGGCCCACGAAATCCAGATGAAGAACGTTTCAGGTAGGCTCCGCGCTGCTGCGTGGGGTCCCGATGTCCGTTTTACGGACAAGTCCTTCCCGGGCTACGATGTCACTTTCGCAAAGATGATTCAGGACGCGTTTGCCAAGTCGAATCCTATGGAAAAAGAGCAGGATATTGACAAGGCCCGTTTCTGGCTTGTGGACTCGCTCGCAGGTGTGGGCGAGGGTACCGTCAAGCATGTTTACGCTTATGCTATTAAGCTGAAGATTTGTGAACGCTGGGCTCGCCTGACCGAAGCTGCAGGTGACAGCGCCGTATTGAATGTTATTAATGCAAACGATCCTGCATACGCCTCTGCGGCGGAGCAGGAATGACCGGAGGTCCATTTTCAATGGCTAGTATCGGAAAAATCATCGGCGTGAACGGAAACTTGATCCGTGTCAAGTTCGAAACCGCCGTGTCTCAGAACGAAGTGGCATATGCCAAGCTTACCCAGAAAAACAAGGACGGTAAGTCCGAAGTTATCCCCCTTAAGAGCGAAGTTATTCGTATTCGCGGTGACTACGCCGAACTCCAGGTGTTCGAAGACACCACGGGGCTCAAGACGGGTGACGAGGTGGAATTCACCGGCGAACTTTTGTCCGTAGAACTTGGCCCCGGCCTTTTGACCCAGGTCTTTGACGGTTTGCAGAACCCGCTCCCGAAGCTTGCCGATGAATGCGGCTTCTTCCTGCAGCGCGGTAAGTATTTGAAGGCGCTCCCGCGCGACAAGAAGTGGGCATTTACCCCGGTCGCCAAGGTGGGCGATGTGGTGGTCGCGGGCGATACCCTCGGCACCGTGCCCGAAGGCGTGTTCACGCACCGCATTATGGTGCCGTTCCGCCTGCTCGGTAAGTGGACTGTGGAATCGGTCGCTGCCGCTGGCGAACATGTGGTTGAAGATGTGGTTGCTAAGCTCAAGAATGACAAGGGCGAAACCCAAGACGTGACCATGGTGCAGACCTGGCCGGTGAAGATGCCGATCAAGGCCTACGAAGAACGCCTGCGTCCCTCCAAGCCCCTCACCATGCAGCAGCGCATTATCGATACGTTCTTCCCCGTGATGCAGGGCGGTACGTTCTGTACGCCGGGCCCCTTCGGTGCCGGCAAGACCGTGCTTCAGCAGCTCATGAGCCGCTACGCCGACGTGGATATCGTGATCTTGGCCGCTTGCGGTGAACGTGCAGGTGAAGTGGTGGAAACCCTCCGCGAATTCCCTGAACTGATTGACCCGCGTACTGGCAAGTCCCTCATGGAACGTACGCTGATTATTTGTAACACGTCTTCGATGCCGGTGGCTGCTCGTGAAGCATCCGTGTATACGGGCGTGACTCTCGCCGAATACTACCGCCAGATGGGCCTGAACGTGCTCCTCTTGGCTGACTCGACTTCTCGTTGGGCTCAGGCTCTGCGTGAAATGAGCGGCCGTCTGGAAGAAATTCCGGGCGAAGAAGCCTTCCCGGCCTACCTCGAATCCGTGATCGCCGCCTTCTATGAACGCGGTGGTGTGGTTCGCTTGAAGGACGGCTCTACCGGTTCCGTGACGATTTGCGGTTCCGTGTCGCCTGCAGGTGGTAACTTCGAAGAACCGGTGACCCAGGCTACCTTGAAGGTGGTGGGCGCATTCCTCGGCCTTTCCCGTGAACGTTCCGACCAGCGCCGCTTCCCGGCAATCCACCCGTTGGATTCCTGGTCCAAGTACGAAGGCATTATCGATTCCAAGAAGGTTGCCGAAGCCCGTCACATCCTCGCAAACGGCGTGGACGTGAACAACATGATGAAGGTGGTGGGCGAAGAAGGTACCTCTATCGACGACTTCGTGATTTACCTGAAGTCCGAATACCTCGATGCCGTTTACCTGCAGCAGGACGCCTATAACGAAATTGACGCCGCTTGCTCTGCTGAACGTCAGAAGTACGTGTTCGACAAGGTTTACACCATTCTCAAGACCCCGATGAAGTTCAGCGAAAAGGACGTCGCTCGTACGTTCTTCCTTAAGCTCACTCAGTCGACGAAGGACTGGAACCGCGTCAAGTTCGATTCCCAGGAATTCAAGGACCTTGAACAAAGTATTTTTGCTTCCGTGAAGGAGGTTTCCGCTAATGCATAATGTGGCATACCATCGTATTGAACGCATCGCCGGTTCCGTGATTACGCTCCGTGCCGAAGGTGTAGCAAACCAGGAACTTGCCCAGGTGACAAGCTCGTTCGGAACATCCCTTGCCCGTGTGATCCGTATTGACGGCGACATGGTGGACTTGCAGGTGTTCGCAGGTGCCCGTGGTATTTCGACCGACTCTGAAGTGCGCTTCCTTGGCGAACCGATGAAGGTTCCGTACAGCGAAGCCTTGCTTGGCCGCGTGTTTAACGGTGCTGGTAAGCCCCGCGACAACGGCCCCGAAGTGGACGGCGAACGCATTACTATTGGCGGCCCTTCCGTGAACCCCGCAAAGCGTATCATCCCGAAGACGATGGTGCGTACGGGTATCCCGATGATCGACGTGTTCAACACGCTTGTGGTTTCGCAGAAGCTCCCGATTTTCTCTATCGCCGGTGAACCGTATAACGAACTCCTGGCCCGTATCGCATTGCAGGCCGAAGTGGACGTGATTATCCTCGGCGGCATGGGCCTGAAGCACGATGACTATCTGTACCTGAAGGACTTCCTCGAAAAGAACGGTGCTCTTTCCCGTACGGTGATGTTCATGCACACCGCCTCTGACCCGATTGTGGAATGCTTGCTCGTGCCGGATGCATCCCTCGCTGTGGCAGAAAAGTTCGCTACCGAAGGCAAGAACGTGCTCGTGCTCCTCACCGATATGACGAACTTTGCAGACGCCATGAAGGAAATCGCCATTACGATGGAACAGATTCCGTCGAACCGTGGTTATCCTGGCGACCTTTACTCTCAGCTTGCTAGCCGTTACGAAAAGGCTGTGGACTTCGAAGGTTCGGGCTCCATCACCATTCTGGCCGTTACGACTATGCCTGGCGACGACGTGACCCACCCGGTTCCGGACAACACCGGTTACATTACCGAAGGTCAGTTCTACCTGCGTAAGGGCCGTATTGAACCGTTCGGTTCTCTGTCTCGTTTGAAACAGCAGGTGAACGGCAAGACCCGTAGCGACCACCGTACCATCATGAACACCATGATTCAGCTGTACGCAAGCTACAAGGAAACTTTGGAAAAGCAGTCCATGGGCTTCAACATGAGTAACTGGGACCAGAAGCTGTTGAAGTATGGCCAGCGTTTCGAAAGCGAAATGATGGACCTTTCTGTCAACATTCCGCTGGAAAAGGCTTTGGACCTTGGCTGGGAAATCCTTGCTGACTGTTTCGCACCCGAAGAAACGGGTATTCCGACCAAGATGATCAACGAATATTGGCCCAAGAAGGGGTAATATGGCGAAGGTCAAGTTAACTAAAAACGCCCTCAAGGCGGAACGCGACGCATTGAAGCGCTTCCAGCGCTATCTGCCGACGTTGCTGTTGAAAAAGCAGCAGCTGCAGATGGAAATGCGCACGCTCCAGGAGAGGGTGATGGCTAAGCGAGAAGAGGAGGATAAGCTCCGCAAGAGCATGGCTTCCTGGATTTCGCTGTTTGCCGAACCCATCGAATGGTCAAAGTACCTGTCGGTGAAGGAAGTGCGCCAGGGCGAAGGTAACATCGCCGGCGTGAAGATTCCGACATACGACGGGGTAGACTTTAATATCGCCATTCCGGATTTCTTTACCACGCCCGTGTGGCTGGACGACGGTATCAGAAGCCTTCAGGGCCTGATTTCGCTGCGTCTGGAACGCCGCGTGCTCGAAAAGCAGTACGAACTTCTTTCTAAGGAACTGCGTACCACGAGCCAGCGCGTGAACCTGTTCGAAAAGGTGAAGATTCCCGAAGCGAAGGAAAATATCCGCGTCATCAACATCTTCCTGGGCGACCAGCAGACGTCCGGCGTTGCCCGCAGCAAGCTTGCCAAGGGTAAGGCCACCGCCCGTACCGCTGCCCAGGATGCACTCGCGAAGGAGGCCGCCGCATGATTACTCCTATGAAGAAAGTGACGGTGCTGACGGTTGCAAGTGCAGTTGAAGAGACGCTCCAGGCGCTCCGTACGCTTGAAATTTTGCACCTCACGCCTTTGCAGGCGGCTGCAGGCGCTAAGCTGAATAAGGCCCGCGGCGAAATGAATCGCGTGCAGAAGGCCTTGGAAGTGGTGCCCGAAAAAGCTCCGAAGGGTGTGACTCCCGTGAAGGAAGCCGCGACCGCAGCAAGCCTTATCGATGAAATCCAGAACCTGGTTGCCGAAAGCAAGCAGGCGGAAATCGACAAGGAACAGGCTGAAGAGGAACTCTCTAAACTTTCCATGTTCAAGAACCTGGACCCCGCAACGGCTGCAGCCTTGCAGGCGAAGGGTATCTATGTCAAACTTTACCAGCTCCATGACGGTAAAATCCCGTTCGAACTCGAGGGCGAAGGCTCTATCGAAGAATTCGGCCAGGATGAAAACGGCAAGTATGTGGCTGTCGTGAGCAGGGGAGAAGCCCCTGTCGCCGTGAAGGGAAACTTCACCGAACTCACGATGCCGCAGAAGTCGCTTGCCGAATACCGCGAAATGGAAGCGAAAGCCAAGGAAACGCTTGCCCGCGTCCAAAAACGCCTGGGTGAACTTTCGGGCGTCAGGGAATCTATCGAAGACAAACTCCTCGAAGTGGGTGACGACTACCGCATGGTCGAAGCCGAAGCCTCGATGGTGGGCGACAAGAACGTCGCCGCCGTGCAGGGCTTCTGCCCCGCACCTCGCGTGGGCGAACTCGAGAAGGCCGCCCGCGAGCACGGCTGGGGCCTCCTAGTGGACGACCCCGCCGAAGACGACGATATCCCGACGCTGTTGACCTACAGCAAGCTCAGCCGCCCCATGCAGTTCCTGTACGACATCATCGGCATTTCGCCGGGGTACAAGGAAGTGGACGTGTCGGCCGTGTTCCTTTGCTTCTTCAGCATCTTCTTTGCGATGATTGTGGGCGACTCGGCTTACGGCCTGTTGTTCCTCGGTCTGGCACTCTTTGCCCGCTCCAAGATGCCGAAGGCGAACCCTGCTGGTTTCCACTTTATCTACCTCATGAGCATCGCCACCATCGTGTGGGGTGTCATCAACGCAAGCTTCCTCGGACTTTCTCCGGCGCTTGCGGGGTGGACGTATTACCTGGACATCACCAACTACGGCTGGTTGCCTGAACCGCTGAAGAACGCGATGCTCTGGATCCGCACAAGCGCACCGACTGACCCTGCGAAGTTCGAAGCCTACAAGGCCTTCGCCCAGTCGATCACGCTGTTGCCCGAAAGCTTCGTGCCGAAGGCGGCAGGTGCCTCCCAGATGCAGCATATCCAGCTGTTCTGCTTCTGCATCGCCGTGGTCCACTTGAGTATCGCTCATATCTGGAACGTGTGCGTGCGTATCAAGCGCAAGGACTCCACGTTCATGGCGCAGGTGGGCTGGCTTATCGGCTGCTGGGTGATGTTCTTCCTTGCGTGCCAGATGGTGCTCGGTATCGACATGCCGAAGTTCGTCATCCCGATGTTCATCGTGGAAGCGGTGCTTCTGGTGCTCTTTACTGTGCCGCCGAAGCGCCTCAAACAGGACTTCATCAGCATCCCGATGCTTGTGCTCGACGTGGTGAACAGCTTTACCGACGTGATCAGCTATATCCGTCTGTTTGCTGTGGGCATGTCTGGTGCGGCCATTGCCGAGGCGTTCAACGACATGCTTTCGCCGCTGTTCGGCTCTGCTGTCGGTATCGCCGGTGCTGCCTTCCTGCTGCTCTTCGTGCATGGCCTGAACATCGCGCTTGCGGTCATGGGCGTCGCGGTCCACGCGGTACGTCTGAATACACTCGAATTTTCAAATGGACTTGGCCAGGAATGGAGCGGATTCGCGTTCGCGCCCTTCGCCAAGCAGAAAAATTAAACCAAGGGATGATTCCCGCTACTTAATGAGGAAAAAACAATGGAACCGAATACAATGGTTACTCTCGCTAAAATGGGTGCTGCAGCTGCGCTTGGCATTGCGGCAATGGGCTCCGCCCTTGGTTGCGGAACGGCCGGTATGTCCGCCATCACCATGTGGAAGAAGGCTTATGCCCAGGGCAAGAGCGCTCTCTTCACCTTGCTGGTGTTCGTGGGTGCCCCGATTTCCCAGACGATTTACGGCATGCTTTTGATGAACTTCATCCTGAGCAAGGCTGCTGAATCCGGCTTTACCAACTGGGGCGGCTGCCTCGGCGCCGGTATCTTCGGCGGTCTCGGTATGATGGCTTCTGCTTGGTACCAGGGCAAGTCCGCGGCCGTGGCCTGCGACGCCCTCGGCGAAACCGGCAAGGGCATGGTGAACTACCTCATGGTGCTCGGTATCGTGGAAACCGTGGCCCTGTTCGTTCTCGTGTTCTCCATGATGGTGCTCTAATCCAGCGAGGTAACACGTATGGATCAAGCTCAACTTTTAACGCTCGCGAAACTTGGCGCGGTGGCGGCCTTGGGCCTTGCCGCGGTGGGTTCTGCGCTGGGCTGCGGGACTGCCGGCATGGCGGCCATCGGAGCCTGGAAGAAGGCGTATCTCAAGGGTAAGAACGCGCTGTTTACGCTGCTCATCTTCGTGGGCGCGCCGATTGCGCAGACAATCTACGGCATGTTGCTGATGATGTACATCCTGAACAAGTCTCAGGCGGCTCCGGCTAACTGGGCTGCATACCTGGGTGTGGGCATCTTCGGTGGCATCGGCATGATGGCCAGCGCCTGGTACGTGGGTAAGTCCGCTGCGGACGCCTGCAACGCCCTCGGCGAAACCGGCAAGGGCCTCGTGAACTACCTGATGGTCTTGGGCGTCGGCGAAACCGTCGCACTGTTCGTCATGGTGTTCTCGATGATGCTCGTGTCGTAAGTAAGAGACCGCTCGGCTCTATCGCATTAACAAGAATGTGATATCGCCTCGCTCTCGCAACC
This region of uncultured Fibrobacter sp. genomic DNA includes:
- a CDS encoding endonuclease; translation: MKSFGIILLLAVFIAIAWSRVDPTAAPQHYNYRDASKQLRRVYYGELQETLYCGCRYDDKKNVDFSSCNFKPRENPKRKSFKRAERIEWEHMVTAHNMGQHLPCWRDGGRKNCSANDTTFKIMEGDMHNLYPAIGEVNGDRNNFMYSQWTNDPEPMYGGCKTIVDFKLKKAQPREEARGIIARASLYMEKTYGVNLSKQDRQLFEAWNKMYPVTPRECERDRRIFKVQGDHNPFVYEKCPK
- a CDS encoding folylpolyglutamate synthase/dihydrofolate synthase family protein — translated: MQSLGMDYLNSRLMFGMVPGLESTRKLCNALGNPERSFKTIHIVGTNGKGSTSYYLAGVLQAHGFKTGLFTSPHLVSLRERIRVNDNPISDADLDRLLLQVKAAAEQVQVEPTFFEVLTLVSFLYYAEQGVDVVSMEAGMGGRLDSTAVACGNIVVLTSIGLEHTEVLGPTESAILKEKMAVVEADRRRNKTFVVGGLSEELLAEARAYASELGAECFVPAIRTDIKLPNLGHHYIENASLSLAAAESFVHSVGRVFDDSLALKTLETRSWAGRMQQLTDKNGVVRYILDGAHNSHAVRRLVETLAEYYPGTKFHCVFGALKDKDVGEMLKLMAPFVSHWHITKTPYPRFRELDDLRSELSNLGLKVASEGELSRNFLDQVAEIASVDNENIPVLVTGSLYMIGETVQALKDDFDGLAFFRGLEPSTNEHR
- a CDS encoding ATPase, translating into MAEDLQYLMERIQKDAVDKAENEAAAIIAKAKEKAADIVKAAEAEASARLEKADKDAEAFTERSERTLEQSARDLLLSVGKNLEKMIMDLLNLQVEKSLDESTVKSMLLTLAKNYSSDIEVDFSDADARKLSSFVMGEFAKQLSAGVKVESDKGVKFGFRVKLDGGKVTHEFTEAAMADALSALLRPQLSRVVNAAAQAK
- a CDS encoding DUF2764 family protein; this translates as MSSPSYLMASLPMIEMGDVPPLSMEEFRHRCIGVLSDSEISALDALLDDGECEECDDEFVRAYKAHEIQMKNVSGRLRAAAWGPDVRFTDKSFPGYDVTFAKMIQDAFAKSNPMEKEQDIDKARFWLVDSLAGVGEGTVKHVYAYAIKLKICERWARLTEAAGDSAVLNVINANDPAYASAAEQE
- a CDS encoding V-type ATP synthase subunit A, producing the protein MASIGKIIGVNGNLIRVKFETAVSQNEVAYAKLTQKNKDGKSEVIPLKSEVIRIRGDYAELQVFEDTTGLKTGDEVEFTGELLSVELGPGLLTQVFDGLQNPLPKLADECGFFLQRGKYLKALPRDKKWAFTPVAKVGDVVVAGDTLGTVPEGVFTHRIMVPFRLLGKWTVESVAAAGEHVVEDVVAKLKNDKGETQDVTMVQTWPVKMPIKAYEERLRPSKPLTMQQRIIDTFFPVMQGGTFCTPGPFGAGKTVLQQLMSRYADVDIVILAACGERAGEVVETLREFPELIDPRTGKSLMERTLIICNTSSMPVAAREASVYTGVTLAEYYRQMGLNVLLLADSTSRWAQALREMSGRLEEIPGEEAFPAYLESVIAAFYERGGVVRLKDGSTGSVTICGSVSPAGGNFEEPVTQATLKVVGAFLGLSRERSDQRRFPAIHPLDSWSKYEGIIDSKKVAEARHILANGVDVNNMMKVVGEEGTSIDDFVIYLKSEYLDAVYLQQDAYNEIDAACSAERQKYVFDKVYTILKTPMKFSEKDVARTFFLKLTQSTKDWNRVKFDSQEFKDLEQSIFASVKEVSANA
- a CDS encoding V-type ATP synthase subunit B, whose amino-acid sequence is MHNVAYHRIERIAGSVITLRAEGVANQELAQVTSSFGTSLARVIRIDGDMVDLQVFAGARGISTDSEVRFLGEPMKVPYSEALLGRVFNGAGKPRDNGPEVDGERITIGGPSVNPAKRIIPKTMVRTGIPMIDVFNTLVVSQKLPIFSIAGEPYNELLARIALQAEVDVIILGGMGLKHDDYLYLKDFLEKNGALSRTVMFMHTASDPIVECLLVPDASLAVAEKFATEGKNVLVLLTDMTNFADAMKEIAITMEQIPSNRGYPGDLYSQLASRYEKAVDFEGSGSITILAVTTMPGDDVTHPVPDNTGYITEGQFYLRKGRIEPFGSLSRLKQQVNGKTRSDHRTIMNTMIQLYASYKETLEKQSMGFNMSNWDQKLLKYGQRFESEMMDLSVNIPLEKALDLGWEILADCFAPEETGIPTKMINEYWPKKG
- a CDS encoding V-type ATP synthase subunit D, coding for MAKVKLTKNALKAERDALKRFQRYLPTLLLKKQQLQMEMRTLQERVMAKREEEDKLRKSMASWISLFAEPIEWSKYLSVKEVRQGEGNIAGVKIPTYDGVDFNIAIPDFFTTPVWLDDGIRSLQGLISLRLERRVLEKQYELLSKELRTTSQRVNLFEKVKIPEAKENIRVINIFLGDQQTSGVARSKLAKGKATARTAAQDALAKEAAA
- a CDS encoding V-type ATP synthase subunit I, producing the protein MITPMKKVTVLTVASAVEETLQALRTLEILHLTPLQAAAGAKLNKARGEMNRVQKALEVVPEKAPKGVTPVKEAATAASLIDEIQNLVAESKQAEIDKEQAEEELSKLSMFKNLDPATAAALQAKGIYVKLYQLHDGKIPFELEGEGSIEEFGQDENGKYVAVVSRGEAPVAVKGNFTELTMPQKSLAEYREMEAKAKETLARVQKRLGELSGVRESIEDKLLEVGDDYRMVEAEASMVGDKNVAAVQGFCPAPRVGELEKAAREHGWGLLVDDPAEDDDIPTLLTYSKLSRPMQFLYDIIGISPGYKEVDVSAVFLCFFSIFFAMIVGDSAYGLLFLGLALFARSKMPKANPAGFHFIYLMSIATIVWGVINASFLGLSPALAGWTYYLDITNYGWLPEPLKNAMLWIRTSAPTDPAKFEAYKAFAQSITLLPESFVPKAAGASQMQHIQLFCFCIAVVHLSIAHIWNVCVRIKRKDSTFMAQVGWLIGCWVMFFLACQMVLGIDMPKFVIPMFIVEAVLLVLFTVPPKRLKQDFISIPMLVLDVVNSFTDVISYIRLFAVGMSGAAIAEAFNDMLSPLFGSAVGIAGAAFLLLFVHGLNIALAVMGVAVHAVRLNTLEFSNGLGQEWSGFAFAPFAKQKN
- a CDS encoding V-type ATP synthase subunit K (produces ATP from ADP in the presence of a proton gradient across the membrane; the K subunit is a nonenzymatic component which binds the dimeric form by interacting with the G and E subunits), which translates into the protein MEPNTMVTLAKMGAAAALGIAAMGSALGCGTAGMSAITMWKKAYAQGKSALFTLLVFVGAPISQTIYGMLLMNFILSKAAESGFTNWGGCLGAGIFGGLGMMASAWYQGKSAAVACDALGETGKGMVNYLMVLGIVETVALFVLVFSMMVL
- a CDS encoding V-type ATP synthase subunit K (produces ATP from ADP in the presence of a proton gradient across the membrane; the K subunit is a nonenzymatic component which binds the dimeric form by interacting with the G and E subunits), which codes for MDQAQLLTLAKLGAVAALGLAAVGSALGCGTAGMAAIGAWKKAYLKGKNALFTLLIFVGAPIAQTIYGMLLMMYILNKSQAAPANWAAYLGVGIFGGIGMMASAWYVGKSAADACNALGETGKGLVNYLMVLGVGETVALFVMVFSMMLVS